The following is a genomic window from Zalophus californianus isolate mZalCal1 chromosome 10, mZalCal1.pri.v2, whole genome shotgun sequence.
GTGGGCATGGGGCACATTAGTGCGTGTGAGGCAGACTCCGCCGTGGTAAGGCACAAGCCCGCGGCCATGGCAGTCGAGCACAGAAATCACTGCTCACTGACAGCACAAATGCATTTGGTGGCGGGCAGGGCTTCTCCACGCACacagccacccagggacccaggctccaTCCACTGTGGGGCCTGCTGCGTGGCTTCCAAGGCCCCCGCAGAACGGAAGAAGTGAGGCGGCTGCACGGGAGAGGTTTCTATTCCGggcctgctgcccctgccctAACGGCCCCACCTAGATGCAGGGGGTTAGACCTCTATTTCTCCTATGGGCTGAGGAGAGAACTGAGATGGTCTGGGGAACATGGAGCATTGTGTGTCACATCAGGGAGGGGCCGGTCTCCGGGACACACAGATTCTGGGATCGGTAGCCAGGTTTCCTGTCTGAACCTTGCATGGGACACAGGCTGAGGTCCTGTGGGTGCCCGTCATCTGTATGAAGTATCTGAAAGtcatgaaggaaaagaaacctGGAGAAAGAGGCTGGAATATGTGTGTGGGCCCTGGAGGGGTTTCGGAGTGGGGCAGACAGCAAGAAAGACTGGAAACCAGAGAAGCACCTGGTATTCGGTCCCCAGAAAGAGAAAGGGCCCTGTGGAGAAGCACCCCCCACCGGCCCCCTTCTCCACGCACTGCAGCTCAGAAGGGTGCTGCTCCGTTTGGCCCTTGAGCACCTGCActtctgggggcagggtggggtctTGAAACAGCATCCGGGTGGGGCAGCTCTGCTCTGACCCCTAGCCTGTGCAGGAACAAGGGCACCACCCACAGGTGGCTTCTGGTGCAGGCAGGAATGAGAAGACTGGACCCAAAGAATAAAGAGCTCGCCTGAGATGCCTTCCTGAGACTTCAAGAACAACCTTTAGAAGGAGAGTGCTGGGCCAAGACACGGCCATTGACACAGCCTTGCTGTGTCCACGGGCTACTACTGACTCTGGTTACATGAGCCAGAGAGTAGGGAGGGCTCTGGTCCCTGCAAAAACCCTCAGGTGTTCACTACAGTCCTCTGGCCCATATGTACTGTGCCTGGGGCAGGTGGGATGGGAACAGGAGAGAATATGAGTCCCAGTCGGCTCCCCATTAAGCCCCAGCTTTGGGGCACCTGCCCTGCTTTGTGTTCATGCAGGGGCAGAGCTAGTCCCAGCCTACCTGCCTGGAGTCCGACCATGCCTCTCTCCTGCCAGCCCCCTAAAGCTAGACCTGGTCCCCACTTCTCACGACGGCTGGATCCCACCACACCGCCTCCTCTGGAATCACTGCTTAGCCACTGTGTCTGTCCCTTCCCTCGCGGTCCCTAGCAGGGAATGTAAGGAAGGGACAGGGAGCCAGACAGCTATGAGAAGCCCCTCATATCCCAGAAGGATAATTTCCACAGCAAAAGAGATGCCTCTGCATACAGCAGAGGGAAGCTAAATGGCCCCAGGCAATGGGAAAGGAATTTGTAATACAGATGACAGGGATAATTAGCACGGAAGCACGGATGACTGCCAAGGGGCTGAGTGGTGCACTCTCCAAGGagtgccttcctcctccccaccccctgcatccCAAACACAGCCAGCCAGCCCTCTCCAGACCCGTACCATCAGGCCAAGCATCAGGGCCAGCTGTCTCCCAAATGCTAAGGCAAGAGTTGAGCTGAATCATTATGCTTCTTGATCTTAGGAGGATCGTGGATACCTTTAAGAATCTGACAAAGGTGTGACTCCTTCCTTGTGGGAAAGCATATACATAGCTCATCGCAAGGTCTGCTACAATTTCAATGAATTCCCCCAGTCCTTGAAACCCACCTATGACCCTTTAAGGGtcaatgaattttgttttaattcagtcATTCAGTGGAAATCTATTCAGCGTCcactaataaaatctttttttaaagattttatttatttatttatgagagacagagagagggagagagagagagagaggcagagggagaagcaggctcccacggagcagggagcccgatgcgggactcgatcccaggaccccgggatcatgacctgagccgaaggcagacgcttaaccatctgagccacccaggcacccagtgtcCGCTAATAAGCACCCCAGTGGGTGTTCTCATCCACAATACTACTTAGCCAGGGTAGCACACAGAATCATCCACAAGCAGTGCATCTGGCTGAGCCTCGCCTCCTGGCACCCTAGTTCTCAGTGCTGGCTGCACATTCAAACCACCCTGGAGAGCGGTTTAAAATTCTGATGCCAAAGCCTCACCCAGATCAATTAACTCAGAACCTCTGGAAGTGGGAccctagggatgcctgggggtgCAGTCAGGGGAGAGGACCAGTGCCCTAGAAAATCCAAacgtgttttttaaaaagttccctaggaggggcgcctgggtggctcagtcattaagcatctgccttcggctcaggtcatgattccagggttctgggatcgagtcccgcatcgggctcccttttcggctggaagcctgcttctccctctcccactccccctgcttatgttccctctctcactgtgtctctctcagtcaaataaataaataaaatatctttaaaaataaataaataaaaagttcccTAGGTGGTTGGGTTAGAGTGCATCCCAACTTAGAATTAACTTAGAGCAGTtaattcattcatacattcagcAAATGCCTAACGAGCATCTACTATGTCCCAGGCAGTATGCTGGGCGTGGGGGGCACAGCAGAGAATAAGAGATCAAAATCTCTGCCCTCGCAAAGATGATATTCTAGCAGAGGGGACAGGCACTCAGTAACCAACACATAAAAAGACTTGCAAATTGTGTTTCATGCCACAAGGCCCATAAAGTAGGAAGTAACGTGAAGACTAATAGAGGGGCCTTCTTGTAGAGGCCAGGGACACTTCCTGGGGACCACTGGAGCTGAAGTTTGAAGGCCaaggggctgagggaagagcattccaggtggTGGGAGCAGCCAGTACAAAGGCTCTGCAGCAGGTCAGAGCTCAGAATAAGAAAACAGCCAGTGTGATGCCCCCCTGAAgtgaggaagggggagggtgTGATGTGGGACCAGgctgagagagagaagccagaccAGCCAGGCCCTTGGAGATCCAGCAAAGAGTTTAGGATAAACTCCTCACTGTCATATTGTCCCCAGGCCTCCCAGTAGTCTCGGATCGGAGCAAGTGTCTCAGAAGAAGTGCCATCCTAAAGGAATACAGTTCAGAAGGGGCTCGGCTGGGATGCACACCCAGGTCTCCTGACATGGCAAAGCAGAGGCAACACGCCCTGCAGGAAGCGTACCCAGGAAAGTGGGTCTCCCCACTCTCTGGCCCTAAGCCCCTTTTCTGCCCATGCCCAGCCCCAGCCACTGATGTAAATGGTGCGGGGAGAGCAttgtccttcccacccccaccccgcctcatAAACCCCTCACCGTGGGAACCGGGCCAGCCAATCAGAACACTCCCCTTTGAAAGGCCACCCTATAAATTGAGCCTCCTCTCCCCAGACGTACCAGACCTACCATTCATAGGCctcccagggccccctccccctggATAAACCAGATCAGTtgccccccaccttcctccaggGTAGAAACGGGGAGTCTGCTGCCTGGAATGTTCAGGGCCAAGCGCCAAGCCTCCCGGCCCCCAGCATagagccccagcccctggcatgGCCACACCATGACACAGGAGCGACTCAGGAGTCCCCGAGAGTTTCGAGGGGTAACCTGGGAAACCCATGGAGCAGTGAGAGTGGGTTGCTGAGCCTGCGACAGTCCAGCCAGGGGAAATGCAAGGAAAGTGACACCAGCCTGTTGAGCAGCGGGTACGCAGGCGATGAGGAGAACAGTGAGGTCAGCCTGGTGGGCAACACTCCAATCTTAAGGTTGCCGagaaggctccacacccaggcaGGCAGCGCCCCAAGCAGCCAGCTGTGTACCATCTACTCGCCCAGCCAAACCAGAAGGCGGGCGGCCGGCCAAGCCCACGGCAGCAGGCAGGCTGGAGGGGAAAAGCAAGGCCAGCCTGCCCAGCAGCAGCCTCAGCAGCAGGGCCAGCAGCCTGACCAGCATGAGCTTCATCAGCCTGGGCAGCAGTGCCCTGAACTATCAGGTGAGTAGCGGACTGCTCAGCTCCGCCCACAGCCTTCCCACCAGCAAGGCCAGCAGCTGCCAGGACATCCCAGTGGACGGCAATGTGCAAAGTGGGATGAAAAGTAACACCAGTCTTCAGGAGGACAAGTCTGGGGGCAAGGCCAAAGCCGGCGACCAGGCCACCAAGGAGGAGCAGCCCGCCCAGATGTGCATGCCTTTATGAGTCGGCTTGCTGGCCACCAGGTTCTTGAAAAATACAGACATGACGGCCCAGCAAACCCAGACTTCACCCAGAGTGGTTATTGCCAGAgcaaatacctttaaaaaagtatacaCTGACTGTGTCGGAACCTTGGATAGCCCCATTTGTAGCAACAACCATCAGCAGCAGGGTCGTGTGTAGCGAGAACTATGGATGATGAGCACCATCTACACTGACAATCAGCAATCAACAGTGAGACCATCTctattgagaaccactgttgAGAAGAATGGCTGTATGAAGAGTCGTCAGTGCTGGGTTCACCTGCATCCACCTCCACTGGCCAAACCACTTATGAGCCCCAGTGATGAGCCAGCCCTAACAGGATCCATCACTGGCAAAACCACCTGTATTGAGAACCATCATGGTGGGATCACCAGTGCCAAAACCCATCAGTGGGGACAGTTGTGATCAGCAGCAAATACCAACTCTATTTAGAACCATCTGAAGTTAGAACCTCCCATGGAGAAACCATGCTAAGTGATGAACACCATCTATAACCAACACCAGTCATGATAAGCTCAGAAGAAGCAAGCACCAGTCTCGGCTGGGACTGTCCACAAGAGCCAGCTGAAGGAAACACCATCCGTGGGGGACCACAGCCCTGGAGGAGCTGGATCCCTACCAAGCTCTGTAAGATGAGCTGCCCACAAGAGCCAGCAGCATCCAGAGAGGATGCTCACGATGGCTGTGTTCAGGGAGCCCCATCCCTGAAGAGCATCCTCCAAGTGAGCTTCTCCCTTTAATTTTGAGCACTGTTGCCAGGTAGCTTCAGCCCAGAATCTTCCCAGGAGCAAACGTTCCCTGATGCCCCATCTCTGTCTCTACGTGCATCTCAGAGGAGGTAGAGGCAAGGAGGACAGAAATCACCTTTGTTGAGATGGTAGGGACAGTGCTTCCTATGGCAGCACAATGCCCTGATCAATGCTTAATGGTGACAGAAACCAAACCAGCCCAGAAGGGCTGGGATGAGACAGCTCTGTGCCATTTAGCGAACGTCTCCTAGGTGGGTGGGAAGGCTGAGACCTCCATCTGCCCCTTCTCAGGACAATAAAGCCCTTCCCTGGGGGATGACCATGCAGACCCTGGGGAGGAGGTGTGTCCACTGAGGGGCGGAGGTCAGAAGAGTCACGAAAGACATCCACTAGGTTCAAGAAGGAAAGCGGAGGGGGCACCAAAGACAATAAAAGGTGTCTGGAGAGGCTGAaagtgtacatgcatgtgtgttcCTGCCGAGGTCACAGTGACAAATGCAAATACACCAAAGAACCGTGTTGAGAGGAGCCCTCAGCTGCCAGTTCTGCTCCCTCCAGGCTGGTGATCTGGGGCAAAATACTTACACTTTCTGggctcggtttcctcatctggaaaatgggaacaataaccCCTATTTCATACATAGGTAGGATGGTTCTGTGAATTACGTGAAAATGTCTATGAATTACCTGGCAAGTAGTAGGTCCTAAACATTTGCTTCCTCCCCTTTCCGCGCTTGTCTGTAAATGGGCACAGTGGTTCCTGCCTTAGCTTCGCTCACAGCACACAAAGGATCATGACTGCTAACACAGACAATGTAttcttgaccaaaaaaaaaaaaaaagaaagaaagaaagaaacaaaaaacaacaaaaaaaaaatggagctatAGCATCTGCTTAGAAGTCAGGACAGATCAGCAGATGGTTTGATAGGTTTCAGGGGTGAGTGGTTCTGGGTTTGAGGGCACTGCATGTCTGGACTGGTGGGGCCGTTCATCTCGAGCATGAGGGCCTTTGAGTACATTCTCCCCCACTTTGTCCAGGCAATATCACTCAGCAGGGGCAGAGCACCCATGACCCAGGCAGACCAGAGGaactccccgcccccagccctgcccaaggGACCCCTGTCCACAGGCAGGCCCTGGGGGGGAATCTTCTGGGGAGGCTCTGGGGCTGCTTTCCCTCCTCACACCCCCATTGCTGCCTTGCTCTCCTGTCTCAGAGGAGGACAGAGGGTACACAAAAGCAAAGTTGTAAGCACAGCAACACTAGACAACCGCACACTGGAGGCCACAGACTCCCTGGACACAGCGTGTCCAAAATGAGCTCACCCCCTTCCCTCGACCACCTCCTGTGTCCCTTCTCAGCAAATGACATCATCCCACCCCATTGTTCCAGCGGGGGCCCTTGTCGCACTGGACCCCGCCCCTGCCTCAGCCCCACGTCCCATCAGTCCCTAAcacctcccctccctcactgctGCCCCCCTAATCCAGGCTGTCTCTTCCCCCCAGACCAGTGGTTCCCAGCTCCCGCCGCACAGTAGAAGCACCTGGGGAACATTTACAAGATGCAGATGCCCAGGCATCAGTAGGGTTTAAAGTTCCCCGGGTGATGATCATGTTCTGTCCGGGCCAGGAAGCACCTCTGCCCTTGCTCTCTTCCCCCTCAAACGCACTTCCATCCCCTGGGGTCTAAAATGGACACCCTCAGGGGCCAGAAAGCTACTACAAGGGAGTAGATACGGGGCTCAGCCTACTGGAGGACATGCATCCCAtcaaagaaaagccagaaatccagAATTCTATATGTAAGATCTCCTGATTTTTCAATGTGGGTCACAAATTCAAATTCTTTCCAGAAAGGGGGAGGATGGATGAAAATTTCTGAAGGCAATCTCAGGACCACACATTCAAAGGCTTCTGCTTCTAAACAGAATGCAGCCATCTTTCTGAAACAAAAACCTACTTATGTTCCTTAACTGCTTAAAAACTTCTGAATCTTCCCCCTGTCCAAAGGATCTGACACGGCATTCAAGGCTCTTCAACAAACTGACCTATGTTTTCCTTCCCTGGACTCCTGTTACTTCCTCCAAAACCTCTATATATACCACCTCAAACCTCTCATAATTCACATGCAGTAAAATGTTCCCTTTCTTGTGTACAGTTCTATGGATTTTTGACAAGCATGCACATAGATGGGTCAGGCATCCACCACCACACCCTGAATACCGAATAGTTTCATCGCACCCCAAAAATCCCCCCTTGCCCCTTTTGGTCAGTTCCTCCCACCCCAGCACCGATGACCAGTTTTCTgtccatacggttttccagagtgtcaCGTGGAATCAATCAGTACGTAGGAGCCTTATAAGCCTGGCCACCTTCACGTAGCCATTTTGACTCACCCACATTGTCTGTTTAgtgctgagtaatgttccatggTCCATCAGCTCTCCCATTGAGAGGCACTGGGTTGTTTCCCAATCGGGTAGGTTACGAAGTGAGTAGTAAACATTTACGTACAGGTGTTTGTATGAACAGAAGTTTATCATTTCATCTGGGTGAATACCCACGGGTGGGACCGCAGGCTGGGACATGTGTTTAGCTTCATAAGAACCCGCCCCGTCACTTTCCGAAGGTGGCTTTACTTTATAGTTGCCAGCACTTTGTCTTTGTCAGAGtttggatttttcatttcactCTCAAAGTCTCTGTTCTCATTGTCTTAACAATAAGAAATTGTTTGTCTCAGTCTCCCATTATTAACTCTGTCTTACAcatgggcaaactgaggcacacagaggccAACTGTGTGTGAGtaagtggtggggctgggatttgaacccaggcgcTCTGGTCCCTGAGTCCATGATCTTAACCATTAACCTCTCtaccctgccctccctgcttcaGACATTTAGGGCCCTCACATACCCAGGCAACAGGCCGCCCCCAGACGCAGAGCCCCCAGCCAGCTGCTTCTTGTCTCGAGCCCCTTAAGTGTGGCACCTCCCACTGTATGTGTCTGCCTCCCTAAGGACAGGTGtcactcccccagccccccgcccccgtatCTTCAATGCCACTTCCCCATCAGTGGCAGCAATCGTTGccgaatgaacgaatgaatgaatgaatgaatgagagacaGTGAGTGAAGGATGAATAGCtgaatcagaagaaaaaagatggatCCTCCAAGGCCTGCACTCCAGCGACTACATCCCACTGTCCAAAAACAAACGTGGTTCAGGATCCAAAAATTAAATACTGTTCAGCGTGCATGCCTGAGCCCCGGGCACTGCTCCACACTTCTCTTATTGTCTGCCCAGCAGATCCGTCTCGGCTCAGCTCTCTCCCACCCGAGCACGGGGGACACAGCAAGCACTTGAAGCAAGGACCATTTTTCAAGTGGCTATGGTGATTTTTTGTTTCCTGTCCACTAGCTTGGCGTTTGGGGTGCAGCAGGGTTGGAATGATGGGTTGGCTGCAGGCACTGGCTCCTGAATTATTAACTGGGCTGGGGAAAGAGTTGCTTACAAATGCTGTCCATCCAGCAGACCAGGCGGCCCACGGACTTCAAACAGGCCTGCAGCAAGGAGGGACTGGGAATGGGAGGGACTCGGCTGGTGGGCCCCACATGCTGACCAGATCTGAAGCCTCTCTTCCTGAGCGCTCCCTTGGTTTCCATCCCCTGGCCcagaaaaagtttatttctctcgaGTTCTTCACACCATAGTGCCTGCTCTGTGGAGTCAAGCACACTCCTGTCCAcggcaaaaccataggcaaaaTGGATTGAGTCTAGTGATTAAGGTTTGCTCGGAGCCAGGAGCTTGGTGGGTAAGCCAGGCTCTTGGTCTGTGGCTCACTGTGGGCAGGGAGCAGAGTAGGGTACCTGAGGTTGGGTCTCcaggagcagagcctgagatgAGGGTTTTTGTAAGATTTATGGAAAGGGCTTTCCAAGGAGAAGGGGAGTAAGGGACATGGGATGGGGCTGGCGACACCTCAGGCAAACCccatggggagctctggagcatCTACGGCAGCTCCTAGTGGGTCTTACCATCAATCAAAGGGAAGCAGGCCCTTTGTACCCCCATACTCCGAGCGAACATAACCAGTGGAACAGCTCCAGTCCAAACAGGCAACTCCCCAGAGAAGGGAAAGCTGTGAACCAATAGGGGCCATGTGGGGCAGGTAGTCCAAACTGATATGTGGCTCCACAGAGTGATCAGGACCCCAGCTCCTCCAGATTTCCATTCCACCCTCCTTAGGATGAGGTCTGCATCCTCATGGTCCAAGGTGGCTGTCCA
Proteins encoded in this region:
- the C10H16orf82 gene encoding protein TNT codes for the protein MVLSDGCSPKHCTCYPPPPAPSASGLLRTPQRLAQGTGEGRKSKVLPSGTQVQPRSHQFKCQVHPRHLNAEILRVDVGLGRQTRGPLHTLSERKLNPVKCIGRCVGMGHISACEADSAVASQGPLPLDKPDQLPPTFLQGRNGESAAWNVQGQAPSLPAPSIEPQPLAWPHHDTGATQESPRVSRGNLGNPWSSESGLLSLRQSSQGKCKESDTSLLSSGYAGDEENSEVSLVGNTPILRLPRRLHTQAGSAPSSQLCTIYSPSQTRRRAAGQAHGSRQAGGEKQGQPAQQQPQQQGQQPDQHELHQPGQQCPELSGE